The genomic interval CCTCTTTCCCCATGTCAGGAATATGTACGTATCCCACCTTACCTTTGGTTGCTTTATGCACATAGGAACGGTTCGCATCCACCCAGGCACGGTAGCGGAGTGACGTTTCACTTGGCAGTGGCTTAACGGAAACATACCGAGTCTTCTTCTGACCTTTTGGTAGGACAGTTATGCGCACCTCATGGCCTGCCTGGTATAGCAAAACTTGACGAGGAGATACTTTTTCAGATAAGGAAATGCCATTAATCTCCGTTATTACATCTCCCTCGTTCATACGCACACCCGGGTGAATAAGCGGTGAGCTCGATGCCAACTTTCCCACATTTCCTGTATAAATTTTGGTGATACGGTAGCCCTTAGCCTTGGGGTCATAAACAAAGTCTGCGCCAATTTTCCCCACACGCAGTTTGGGGGTCGGCTGCTCATCCCCACCCATCACATAGGCGTGAGAAGTTCCCAGCTCACCCTGGACCTCCCAAAGCAAATCTGTTAAGTCAGCGCGGGACCCTAGCCTTGCTACAAGAGGCTGATAGCGGGTATACACATCCATCCAATCGATTTTCGACATGTCTTCAACCCAGAAATTATCACGCTGTAGTCGCCATGTTTCATCAAAGATTTGCTGCCACTCCACCCGAGGATCAATACGTATCTTCAGGCGTTCCATATCAATCCATCCGGATTTTTTTGACGGACTATCATCAGAATCATCTGGTTTTTCGCCTGCCTTACACACCCGAAGACTACCCTCATGATCTGCATACATAAACCACTGATGGTTCAGCGATAGCTTTTCATCAACAACCTGCGAAATAAGTGTTTCCGTTTTTTTGGATTCGTAATCAAAAACCTTCAAAATCTGTCCCTTGGAACGCGATGCGTTCCCGGGCATGTGGCCCAAGATTACCTTGCCAGGTACACCCATCACCAAGGAATAGACACCAGCAGGGACAGGAAACTCAAGAACGCGGGTCTCAATTCCCTCAAAGTCGATTCCCAAGGATTTCTGGGGTTTTTCTTCATCCTCGTGCGTAGCATCAGGGGCTTCTTTTTTCTTTTTCTTCCCTTCACCTGCCTGAGGTTCGCTAGCAAGCTCTTCTGGTCTATCAACGAAAGGATTCTCTCCGTCTGCCTGCAAGACAATGGCATAAGGCTTTGATCCACGAGGAAAATGCATATCAAAGTGCAAAGTATCCCACACGGGTTGGAACTCCCCATAGCGAATAAAGTAAAGATACTTACCGTCCGGATCAAAGGACGGATATCCATCACGCAGCACAGGCGTTGTAACCTGATGGGCTTTCTTTTTCTTGATATCCCAAACCATTATCGCCGTCGTGTTTTCACTCAAGCACTTGCCGTACGATATCCATGCACCATCAGCGGACCAACACACGCCCGCAACTCCCCCAAATGCACTGCGATCAATGAGTGTAATCTTCCAACCCTTGATCTCCACAAGCAAAAGTTCGTGGCGATGGTTGACAACCAACACCTGATCCTTTTTCCCAGAAGGTAAAAGATCCACCACACGACCCAGTTTACCACTCGATGGATGAGGAGCATTGACACCTCTTTCTTTTTCAGAGGCTCTTTCTGCGGGGGACATGGCTATCCTTACAAGAGTTGTGGCGTCGTATATACCTAAGCGCTCTTCGCCATCGGCATCATTGACAGCAATCAAGCGCTTGCCATCATGCAACCACCGTGCCAAACGAAAACGTCCTGTGCTGGCCGGATCAATCACATATGTAGCTCCTTCGTGGGTTCCCATATGCAAAGCTTTACCCCGCGAGGTCACTGCCACATGACGACCTGACGGGTGTAGATCAAAATCTTGTAGGTAGTCCTCAGGATCAACATAACGCGATGCCGCTAACGGACGATCTGACTGGAAGGGAACATCAATCTTCCCCCCCGCACCTGTCTTAGCATCAATGCGATAAAGGCTACCACCTGATGAGTACACAAGGCTCTCGCCATCTGTGGATAAATGACGAACGTAATAGTCTTTATGATCTGTTAGACGCTGCAAATCTTTCCCGGCACTATTGATGGAGTACACATTCCCCATTCCCTCGTGATCACTAATAAAATATACCCGAGAATCCACCCACACTGGACGCGAACAATCGGCAGGAGGAAGATCGACCAACACAAAGTTTCCCTTACCCGAAGAGTCAATCCAAATTTGACCTGCCGTGCCCCCGCGATAGCGCTTCCAATACGCATACTCCCGATAGCCGTGGCGCTGCATAGCGCACATCCCTGTCTTACTATAACTTAAAAATTGGGCGCTACGAGAAAAAGGAAGATCACCAATCTGGCTTGTTTCGATGTCCACCGTATGAATAGCATAATAGCGCGTAATAGCCTGAAAAGCTGATGTGCGGAAAAGAACTGTTTTGTCATCACGCCACCCCACAACCGTTGCGTTTTCATCCACGTAAGTGAGGCGCGTTGACAACCCTGTTGCCATACACATGATATAAACTTCTTCTGAACCCTCATGCATTCCTGAAAACGCTAAAAATTTTCCATTGGGTGAGAATACAGCATTGCGATCAACACCCGCTTGGGTTGTTAGTCGTCGCGGGATTGTTTGTGTGGAGAAGTCATAGGCCCACAAATCATCCTCAGCGGTGAAGATAAGGATATTTTTGTGCATTGTGGGATAGCGATAGTAACCTGATGTCATGAATTTTTAGAGAGAATTTTACCTACTAATAGCAGATTTGGCCTAGGCCGCTAAGGGTTTTTCGTATAATTTTATCACTAGGGAGACTATGAAAGAGTTCTGAGCCACTGTGCTGAGCCATAATCGTGCCTATATAGAGGCACTATACCACCACTACATTACCAATCCAGAGAGCCTCGATCCGTCCTGGAGGGCTTGGTTTCAGGCAGAAAACCAAGAACCTTTATTTACGGGATCCGATGGACAAAAGACGAACGATGACGTTGATCGTACAATCAAAGCCCTTATGTTCATACGCTCTTATCGTGTGAGAGGTCACCTGCACGCAGCTCTTGATCCCTTAAATCTTGAGAAGCGACCCGCACAGACTGAGCTTGACCCCATCACTTACGGCTTTGAGGCAAAAGATAGGGAAATACCCATTGTATTAAATGGTGTACTTGGTTTTGAAAAAGCATCCATTTGCACAATTGAAGAACGGCTCAAACGTGTCTATAGTCACCATATTGGTGTGGAGTTCATGCACATCCAAGATCCTGAACAAAAAAAATGGATACAACTTTATGTGGAGAATCATCCCATTGATGCACACATTACTTCAGAAGATCGCCTTGCAATTCTTACCTCTCTGGCACGCGCCGATATTTTTGAGAGCTTCCTAAAAGCCAAATTCCCAGGAGCCAAGCGATTCGGTCTTGAGGGGGGTGAGGCACTTATTCCAGGACTAAATGCGCTGCTTGAAGTTGCAGCCAATGAATCGGTTCGTGATATTTCTGTAGGGATGGCACACAGAGGACGCCTAAATGTTCTCGCCAATGTCCTAGACAAAAAATTAGCACACATTCTCTTTGATTTTCTGGACAGAGCACCCACACCAAACAGCACCCACCTTGGGGATGTGAAATACCACAAAGGATTTTCGACAGATCGTACAATCAATACATCACAGATTCACCTTAATCTTGCCGACAACCCCTCCCATCTTGAGGCTGTGAATCCGATTGTTGCGGGGCGCGTCCGCGCCAAACAAGCCTACTTTCGCATCCAAAATCCGGGGGAAAACCCAAAAGATGCTATTATGGGCCTCCTCATTCACGGTGATGCTGCCTTTGCAGGGCAGGGTCTTGTCGCAGAAACACTCATGCTCTCAGAGTTACCAGGATATGAGTGTGGGGGGATCATTCACGTCATCATCAATAATCAAATCGGATTTACAACCAAGCCCAAGCATGGGCGATCATCCCCTTACCCCTCTGATGTGATGAAAATGATTCAAGCGCCCGTTCTTCATGTTAATGGTGATGATCCCGAGGCTGTTGTTTTTTGTTGCCGCATGGCCATGGAATTTCGTCAAAGGTTTCACAAAGATATCCTGATCGACTTGCACTGCTATCGTCGTATGGGGCACAATGAAATGGATGAACCTAGCTACACACAACCTCTTATGTATGCGTGTATTGGGAACCACAAAAATGTTTACACACAGTATAAAAACCAGGGAACCCAGCACAATTTTTTTAGTCCTGATGAGATACAAAAAATCGAAGAGACGATCCATAATGATCTTGAATCGGCGTTTGTTGAGTCTCAAAAAATGGCAACACCACCAGAACCCGAATGGAAGTGTGGGGCATGGAAAAATCTGGCAAAAAAAGCAGTCACCAAAACAGCAATCACCCGGAAAATCTATGATAGCTTAGCACGCACCTTGACAACCATCCCTCATGGCTTTCACATACATCCCAAGCTAAAGCGTCAACTAGAGACAAAAAAAGCCGCGTTGGCAGCCGGGAGAAACCTCGATTGGGCTATTGGTGAGGCACTGGCTTTTGGATCCCTCGTACATGATGGTTTTCATGTGCGACTTTCTGGTCAGGATTCTGGACGAGGAACATTCGCTCATCGTCATGGACGGTGGATTGACACAACCAATGAGTGTACGCACACACCTCTGGAACACATTGGACGGGGTGTTTTTGAACTTATAGACAGCCCCCTCTGCGAAGCTTCCGTGATGGGGTTTGAGTATGGGTTCAGCCTAACGGATCCTCGAAACTTTGTCATGTGGGAGGCACAATTCGGCGATTTCTCCAATGGTGCCCAAGTGATCATTGATCAGTTTCTTGCCTGTGCTGAATCAAAGTGGCATCGTTTGAACGGCCTTGTTTTATTACTCCCTCATGGCTATGAAGGACAAGGATCTGAACATTCTTCGGCACGCCTGGAGCGTTTTTTACAAATGTCTTCTCAAGAAAACTGGACGGTTGCAAACTGTACAACCCCCGCCAATTTCTTTCATCTTTTGCGCAAGAATGT from Alphaproteobacteria bacterium carries:
- a CDS encoding PDZ domain-containing protein; its protein translation is MTSGYYRYPTMHKNILIFTAEDDLWAYDFSTQTIPRRLTTQAGVDRNAVFSPNGKFLAFSGMHEGSEEVYIMCMATGLSTRLTYVDENATVVGWRDDKTVLFRTSAFQAITRYYAIHTVDIETSQIGDLPFSRSAQFLSYSKTGMCAMQRHGYREYAYWKRYRGGTAGQIWIDSSGKGNFVLVDLPPADCSRPVWVDSRVYFISDHEGMGNVYSINSAGKDLQRLTDHKDYYVRHLSTDGESLVYSSGGSLYRIDAKTGAGGKIDVPFQSDRPLAASRYVDPEDYLQDFDLHPSGRHVAVTSRGKALHMGTHEGATYVIDPASTGRFRLARWLHDGKRLIAVNDADGEERLGIYDATTLVRIAMSPAERASEKERGVNAPHPSSGKLGRVVDLLPSGKKDQVLVVNHRHELLLVEIKGWKITLIDRSAFGGVAGVCWSADGAWISYGKCLSENTTAIMVWDIKKKKAHQVTTPVLRDGYPSFDPDGKYLYFIRYGEFQPVWDTLHFDMHFPRGSKPYAIVLQADGENPFVDRPEELASEPQAGEGKKKKKEAPDATHEDEEKPQKSLGIDFEGIETRVLEFPVPAGVYSLVMGVPGKVILGHMPGNASRSKGQILKVFDYESKKTETLISQVVDEKLSLNHQWFMYADHEGSLRVCKAGEKPDDSDDSPSKKSGWIDMERLKIRIDPRVEWQQIFDETWRLQRDNFWVEDMSKIDWMDVYTRYQPLVARLGSRADLTDLLWEVQGELGTSHAYVMGGDEQPTPKLRVGKIGADFVYDPKAKGYRITKIYTGNVGKLASSSPLIHPGVRMNEGDVITEINGISLSEKVSPRQVLLYQAGHEVRITVLPKGQKKTRYVSVKPLPSETSLRYRAWVDANRSYVHKATKGKVGYVHIPDMGKEGFGEFHRGYLKECARDALIIDVRFNGGGSVSPLLLEKLMRQRLGYDMSRWSGVMTYPADSPSGAMVALTNEYAGSDGDIFSHCFKMLDLGPLIGKRTWGGVIGISPSHGLADRGMTTQPEYSFWFKDLGWSVENYGVDPDIEVEITPQDFALGKDPQLDRGISEALKELKKKPPLQLDMKSRPNLAAWQKKKA
- a CDS encoding 2-oxoglutarate dehydrogenase E1 component, with translation MSHNRAYIEALYHHYITNPESLDPSWRAWFQAENQEPLFTGSDGQKTNDDVDRTIKALMFIRSYRVRGHLHAALDPLNLEKRPAQTELDPITYGFEAKDREIPIVLNGVLGFEKASICTIEERLKRVYSHHIGVEFMHIQDPEQKKWIQLYVENHPIDAHITSEDRLAILTSLARADIFESFLKAKFPGAKRFGLEGGEALIPGLNALLEVAANESVRDISVGMAHRGRLNVLANVLDKKLAHILFDFLDRAPTPNSTHLGDVKYHKGFSTDRTINTSQIHLNLADNPSHLEAVNPIVAGRVRAKQAYFRIQNPGENPKDAIMGLLIHGDAAFAGQGLVAETLMLSELPGYECGGIIHVIINNQIGFTTKPKHGRSSPYPSDVMKMIQAPVLHVNGDDPEAVVFCCRMAMEFRQRFHKDILIDLHCYRRMGHNEMDEPSYTQPLMYACIGNHKNVYTQYKNQGTQHNFFSPDEIQKIEETIHNDLESAFVESQKMATPPEPEWKCGAWKNLAKKAVTKTAITRKIYDSLARTLTTIPHGFHIHPKLKRQLETKKAALAAGRNLDWAIGEALAFGSLVHDGFHVRLSGQDSGRGTFAHRHGRWIDTTNECTHTPLEHIGRGVFELIDSPLCEASVMGFEYGFSLTDPRNFVMWEAQFGDFSNGAQVIIDQFLACAESKWHRLNGLVLLLPHGYEGQGSEHSSARLERFLQMSSQENWTVANCTTPANFFHLLRKNVAHPTRKPLIIMTPKSLLRHKLAVSSREDFISKSVFLPLLPDPDNPSSTLIKTVVLCSGKIFYDLLVHRRETQRQSDVALIRVEQLYPFPHDQIIAELIKYPHAKVLWAQEEPENMGAWTYMDRKIETVLLHLKRTQIWPQKITRLSSASPATGSPSQHAREQEAIIAEIFSQDKKANRK